The Prinia subflava isolate CZ2003 ecotype Zambia chromosome 7, Cam_Psub_1.2, whole genome shotgun sequence genome includes the window CCACTCGTTGAGAGGAGGGCCGCGGTTCCGCCAATAGGGATCGCGTGAGGGCGGGCGCTGCCGTGCGCCGCTGCCGGCCGGCTCTGAGGTGAgcgcggcgggccgggggctcGGCCGGGGGGAGCGGCGATAGCGGGCCCGTCCCTCCGGTTTGCCCCAGGGTCCGGGGCGACAGGTGAGGGAGGGGAacgggaagggaaggagaagcgGAAGGGGAAGCAGCCGTTCCCGGCCTCAGTGGGGGGGAGCGGAGGAGTATGCGGCCGTTCCTACCGGTGCGCGAGGCTGGGCCGGCGCCGCCCCCGCTCCGGCCTGAGGACGGTGCCCGGGCCCCTTCCCCGGGCGCGGCCCTGTCCGAGGGGCTCCCCCGCAGCTCCTGCCGAGAGCCGCGTGGTGGCTCCGCTCTCCCCGGCCCGTCCGGGTGCTCCGGGGccggctccgccgccgcccggtTCGGGGACGGCCCCGCCGcttctgccctgccctgaccggcgggcgggcggccgcaGCACCGAGGTGCGGGCACGGCTGGGTTACTGCCGCTCCTGCCCCGTCTTCCCGGGAAGACAGCTCTGTTCTTCTCCGGAGGAACAGCCGGGGCTCGCTGGATGTAGCAGCATGAAGTTGTCGCTCTGCCCTCCCATTTTGTGTGACAGCAGGAGTGGGGGAAATGTTCCTCGCCTACCTCAGCCCGCACCTGCATTTCATTACAGGATGTGGAAAGACTCAACtagttggtttgttggttttttgttttttggttttttttttttctttcttctgtatttGGTTTTTGAGACTGTTGAAAGTGAGTTGTGGCGTCTGTCGGACAAACTTGTGCAAGTAAGAGCAATGACCTTTTCTTCTGGCCAGTatccatttttctttgctgtttggaATGGGACATACGGCCTATGAAAAGGTTTAATGTGCTGTTTTGTTCTATGGAAAGATTTGGGGGATTTCTTGGTTGGTTTTGGaactgttttgggttttttaggttATTCATGAAATGTCATATTTGTCTGTAGTTGTAGCTGCCTGCTTAGAGCACGCAGACTGGTGTATCTCTGTTTATAAGCTGGTTATGTCTCATCTTTACTCTTTTTATGGTGCCTCTCACCAAAGTCTTTTGGTATGAGAATGTTTTACCTAATTTGGGTAACAGACtcagtttcttttttcactCAGGGTGGCGTAGTGCATTTGAGAAAACGAGAGCATCTTTAAAATACTGGAAATACAAGATAGGAAGGTTTAAGAGTGAAAGATTAGTGTTCTgcatggtaaaaaaaaattgagactGGCATTTTGTGCTTGGTATGTGCATCTTCGGAGGACAAAATTGTAGTTATGCAGATATATCTTTGATGCAGTGTTTCCTGTTCTTAGGGGTACAAAAGGACATCTGGAGTAGAAATGAGAAGCAGTCCTAAAGGCATGGTGATGCCTTGGACtggctacctagaacagaggctagacagaggTAGAGAATAAAGTGGGTATTTATTAAAGGCTTTTAAGCCTCGcagaggctacacccaagatcCATGACATCATACGAGTTTTTGGGGCAGATATaagtttggtctatttgcatatcaggggttaattgtccaattacagctccaggtaatgaagtcacattcccccagtttgctctcccccagtttatttttgtttatacttttcaGGCCTGAGGCTGTGATGCTGACCTTGGTTTTCAGGCCTGGAAGGATGGTTTTGTCTGACCAAACAGTGATGAAAGTTTATGAACACTctatatgaagttcagagttatacaCTAATCCAGTACGggatctgaaaaatataaagctATAACTTAAGGCATCATTCAAATATCCCATTTTGACAAATTCAACATATAATGGTGTTTTAGCTGTGCCTTGCACATTCCCAATGTTAGGATTGACATTATTGGTTTCTTTATGTAGGTACTTCAGGGTATTTCTTATGTTTAGGATGAATATGAACctgagttttgtttgtgttaGTGAGATGGGGAAAATGTCTATCTCTTGCTTCAGACAACTTGTCTTCATTCATGTGGGAgaccaggaattccttttgaGAGTGGTGCAAGAGAAGTTTTCAGTATTCTAGAGAATGAATTGTTTGTAAGTGGTAATTCACACATGTTTAATTAGATCAATTTGAAGTCAGTGAAAATGTTGACTTTTTTGTAGAGGAAAAAACAAGAGACTTAAATGATGAATTACAGTAGTTATCACTCCTAGTATAAACATTCTTAATTTAAATAGCTTGACCTTTTTTCTCAAGTACAGAAAAAAGTTGGTACTTGTAGTCTTTGAAATACTATTTGTTCTGAGATCAACATTACTTAGGAACAATAACTGCATGTGCAGAactctgtgtgtgacaggaaGGGGAGTGGCCATTTCTGGAACTTTTCTGTACCATCCTGCAGTGAAGCAATAGAAAGTCTGTAAAAGTTAAAAGTATTTATTGGCTTGCTAAGTTTTTACacaaagaaaagtatttttactttttaaaagacataATTTTAGAATTTCTGGTTGATGTCTGCATGCATCTTGCTGTGAGGCTTGCTATTAGTCTCACAGATAACTGCAGCTAAAGCTGTGAGTGAGGTCACTGGGTGTCTATGGCTTGAGGGGGGAGGTTGCTGCAGTAATTATTTGTATTATCAGCTCCTGGGAATCTTGGTGCTGGGTGGTTTCATAGTGACTGCTGGAAGAAGAGTATTACAGACCTTATCATTGACTTGGGCTGTCCAGTCCTGTGTAACAAACTTTGATATTAAATTAAGTGGTCCTGCAGTTTTGAAGATTTTTAAGGAATTCTTCCAGATGAGACTCTCTCTTAACATGCAATGTGCATACCCCATTCCTGTACATTAATAGAGTTGATCTATGGTGTATTTAAGAAAGTAaactctgctttgttttcagaatgTTTGGGCAATTTATATTCAGTAAGGTTTCCCAAGTAAGCCAATAACGTGGAAATCTATAGCCCCACAGGAAAGGTTTGTtcttacaaaacaaaaatgttgcTGGATCATAAGACTCCTTCCACAGTCTTAATAAAATTCCTGCAgtctgattttgttagtaaaCAAGACTCTCCTGAGATGAGCCATGTTGATATTGATGAACCTACCTGTGATGATTTGAGGTGGTTTTACAGTGATGAGCTTCCCTGTGGGTGTCTATTCTCAACTAAATTCTTCAGAAGCAGCTTCTGAAGAGGTTTGGAGCCATCAGCAGCTGGAACATTTGTGCCTTATGTGTACTCTCTGCATTAATTATAAAGAAACCCAGCTGTTTAACTCAATTGTCTTATTCTAAGCTTCTAAAAATTAAACCATTTAAATAGCAATGGTGTGCTCTGTCACAGAGCACACCAGGTCTAAAGGTGGTTCTGTCCTCCACTGCAGCTGAGGGTTGACATGAGATCCTCTGATCCATTTCACAGTAATCCTACGTTCACAGACATTACAGTAATCCTGTGAATAATCTGGTTTCTTGTATCTGGATAAAGAAGCATACAAGTATTTAAAGTACACTTTTTGATGGTTTTAACATGTCTTCTGTTGTGTGTTACTTCAGTTTTCACCACAACTTCTAAATTTGAGTTGGTTggtttgcttcattttttcttctgttataGCTCTCCTTTGGCATTTAAGTCACTCATAGCCCAAGATTATCAGTGCAAATTTTTGTTTGGAGTCATCACAGTGTTCCCCTCAATGTTTTTAAGCCTTTCTAAAGACACTTGGTTAACAAACCATTGCACTGGGTTGTGTTCAGTGTTAAGTCTGAAAAGCACCAGGTCTTGTGAAACCTTCTGGGTGTTTTACATTCAAACCTGTGCTGCCTGATGAATACTATAAGCTTattttttgctgtctttcagcAGTGCAGATATGTCAGTGTTGTTGTTCTGAAAGATTCTATTTCAAAACAGTTCTGACAacttgtaatttaaaataagctGTGACGGTTTCAGATCGAAACTGGGCAGAAACACCAATTCATGTTGTGGTTTCAAGTTTGCCTATTTCTGTTTCCTAAATTTtgtgtagtggtttgagtgcctactagaattatttacgcattttctgctgtgagataggattagaagaaaagcaaagcaggctcaaaacttaaaagggcataaagacaggtttattaacaaaactacaTGAAAGAAATTTAgtaagaatcagaataaaacttttaaaatatttgcccTCTCCTCCcaacagtttcttttctttctcccagaCAATGTATAGAGACAAACTTAGAACCATTGCTCAGTTTACCACCTATAAAACAGTTTTTCATCAATTCTTTAagagagagaagtctcttttgATATGTTATGGTAACTTCCCCATTAGAaagaacagttctcttgtggctTTTTAATTCTCACAAAAGCATCCACCCGGGAATCTGCATTTGTGAAGTCCCTCTCGTATTACACAGCCTCCCACAGCTGCGTATGGGCCATGTACTCATGTGGTATCATTTTAAGGATGAACAGTTCCAAAAGCAGAGGATTTTCTTCATCTCTAGGAGAgaaatcttttctctttctaggGGTAGATCTTcatctcatctctctctctctctagtcAAGCTTCTCATAAGATCACAGGTACTTCAGTATTTACGTAGTCCACCACAAATGCCTTTGCTTAGATCTGCAATCTGAACCTCTTATCATCTCCCCAACACATATTTCCACAACTTAAAGTGATATTCTAGCATATTACAGTCTATTGCCATAGCTCACAAAAGATTTTCAACCTAAAGCCGAGGCATCGTCTCGTTCTCTTCCATCTAGGCCTCAACGCTCCCTTCACTGACTTAGACCTCCTCATATTGTCTCTACATGTCTTCACTCTGTCTTTTCTCTCATTCAGAGAGGATGTAATGATTAGGAAGTCTCACCTGTGCAAGGCAGGAGTTAACAGCCTGCAGAGGGCGTGATGATTCTTCCAGGGGTGGCCAGAGGTGGTAAAATCAAGCCGCCCTGAGGCCAGGCCAGGATCTGGGGGTTCTGGCCGGGGTTCTGGCCGCTGCGGGCCCACCCGCCCGGCTGCAGAGCCGCCTCTGCCCGCAGCTCTGTGAGCCACgatctctgcagctgggaagggctggcccGCCAGGGCCTGTGGGCTGCCATTGGAGAGGGGGGACCCTCAGCAGGGccacccagccaggctgggcctCCCGGGCTGTGGCTTTGGCTGGATGTTAGCAGCCACTGGGGCCCGATCTGGCCCtgtctcctccctcccctgcccggCAGTCACCGGGCCTGGCCCCGACCTGGGGCTCAGCAGGcaaggagggagctgggcccCCTTGTTACCTCCTACTAggcaagaaggaaaagaaaacttctcGGGATTTTCTCCAATTTTTAACCTGTGTTTTCACAGAGGCGTATCATCTTTCTAGTGGCTTTACCAGATGTCAATATTCAAACCTAGTCACTGATTGGCTTTGCTATAACTTTCTTGGAAAAAGTCACTTaagtgcaaaaccagcacataaGCTTACATAAAGTTCATCTCTTTGTATTTCTCAGGTGTGTGCACCAACTAACACTTCCCAGCTTTTTAATGTCCAGGTATTTTTTCCAATTCTATATCTGAGGAGAATCAAAGAAAACATCTCTTGGGTTTCTTGATGAAGTAAAACTTACAAAAAATCCATGGCCTAACTTCTTAATATACCTCATTGTTCACTCCTGTTAATCCTCTTGCTGTGTGTAGAAAACTGGTTTACTCAAGtagtttttcatttcatttgtaGCTGGTCAGTGAAGATGGTAACTTGTCTTGAAGCAATTTGTTGAAAGAGCAGATATGTAAGGTTTAGGGATGGTTCTCTCCCTTGCCTCCATCCCTCATCGCTTGTGCTGtgtctcttccttcccctccctcttcccctggtCCTCTAAAACCTCCAAACCCATGAGTAATAGTCTTATGGAAGTAGGAGTTTGTACAGCACCTAGAAAATGTACTCACAGTGCAGcctctctgttctgttttttgtgtggttgggtttttgtgtgATTGCAGCATTAGGCATCGTATGGTTTTAAAAGTTCTTGTCTCCTAGCCCAGAAACTCAGTAAAGTGAGTAAAATAGGATCTTCCCAGGAATGGTGATAAGGCTCACAGAGAAGCTTTCTTTCTTATcaagtgaaatgaaatttaGACCTTAAGAACAGTGGGATGAAGTGTTAAAAGAGAATTCTCATTACCTGGACACAAAATGTTATGGAAATTATTGCATATGTGTGTCCTGCATTGAGGAAACAAGAGACTGAAGGCAGTCTACCTTCTCTGGTAGCCTGAGCCTTCAGCATCCCAGGTAACAACATAACAGTATTTCTTATCTACCAGAAAAACTGAATGTCAGTTtagatttctaaaaaaaaacctgggaGAGGGTGTTACACATAATCGTTCTGAAAATGAGATCTGCTGTGCCCATGGACTCACTAAGCATTAAGTCTGGCATATGTGGTTCAACTGGGGGGGAAAAGGGCATATTGACTTTCATTTTGGCTTTTATGCTGGTTTTAAAGTgagaaaatgtgagaaaattGATGAATGGTGTATTGTGTTGCCTTAAACTATACATAAATATATCTTTGGGCTCTGTAATAAGTACCAAATTGAGAGTAAACATTTTTCTCAAGTATGTTTTGTTTTAGTAATGTCACAGTTCAGTGTTAATGGGTCACTTAAGAAAGTGATTTAAGAAATGGAGTAAgttgaagcagaaaaatatcagtCAGGTTCCTTTTAATTGAAAGGTAGGATTGACTGCCAGTGCTGTTCTCAGATGGGGAAACATGTTCACGTTTCCCCATTTGGGAGTAGGCTACAGTGTGTGTGCTGGTCTTTGTGGCAAAATCAGTCAGCTCTGGAGACAGTTCAGCAGTTCTTGTTTAACACAGTGTTCTGGTTTTGGACAAATTTAGGAGAAAACTTCTGAAAGGGTGTGCCTTCTAATAGAGGGCTGGTTTTAGCAACCCCTCCCCCATCGGTTCCCACAGGTTCAAAAGGAATTCCCttggagaaagtgaaaaaaccctGGTAATTTAACAATCAGATGGCTCGCAGGCATGAGATAAAGAGTGAATAATGTTAAGTAATTAAACTTCTCTCGGCTCTGAAGAGATGGGACCCTCAGAGTCCTTTCTGTAGGTGGGGTTTGGTTCTCTCTGGAGCTGGGGTGCAGCGTGGGCCCCTCTGGGCTGCTGGTGTTGAAGGGGCGGCTGGGCAATGTTCTGGTGTGTTAAACCAGAGAAAAGCTGAACAGTTCCAGGAGAAGAAGCCACAGTCCCAGGAAAAAAACTTATTGCCTCAGCTAACAAACAAGAAGCTAGctaaaaaaacaaggaaaaactcgctctctctctctttctgtctctggagaaagaaaatggagagtGGGAGAAACCAAGAGGCTtatctctgtgtttttaaacaCGGATGCCAAAATAATTCCACTatttcccccccaccccccctcgGATCTAACCTgaagctgcagagctcctgtctgagcacagagcagatgACAGGGGATACCAGAGCACAGAGTCACCCCAAGACACAGAGTTGTTATTTTCCTGGTCCCTGCACTGTGTCCGCTtgtgcccagccccagctccaccCTGTGTGTTGGCCAGCTGGTAACTGTACCACAGCCAGGCTCCAGGATGACACCTTCAGCACCCTGTCAGCTACTcagagctgcctctctgctTTTCACCTCTCCCCTCggcagggagctgggcatgCACATGTGCAGGTAACAGAGCAGCTACAATGAACTCATATTCTCCTGCACATCAACAAGTGTTTTGAAACTGAAATTTGTCTACTTCACTTGCTTTAAATTCCTCTCAAGCTGTTTGTCTCCCAGCTGTTGGAATCTGGAGATGGGTTGCAGAAGAAAGCTGCTCATCTGGAGTTTAGGTTCTCTGAAGAAGGCTGTTTATGACAAAATTCCCACTGATCCCTGCTCACAGACATTGTCTTGAGTATCATTCAGTTGCTTTTCAGTTCAGTGTCATTGGGATTTCTTAATATTCTTCTAGTTTGCTGTCAAACTCCCTTTTTCAGGTGTTTAGTTCATGGGTGAGAATGACTGAGGCTTCAGGGCCAGCTGCAGTTGTCTGGGGCTCACATTCTGAATTTGGCTTCCCTCCCCTCTGGCTTTGGGCAGAAATTGGTGGCTCGGGAATGGTAATCTTGGAGCAGGGGGTATTGGAGAGTACAAGCACTGCAGACAGGTaaccttctctcttctctttcgTAGGTTTGGAAGAACATTGTCCTCTGACCTTCAGAAACCTGGAGTTCCTATCAGTGAGCTACCTAAAGGAATCTAAGGAAGTTATAGCTGTAGCTTCCTTGCCATTACTTTTTTGGTGTTTGTACCtctttttcagtggttttaaaTCAAGAAACACTATGAGCACAGTAAGTATTTTACTACTCATCGCAAACCTGATTCTTGAAACAGTTTCCATTGTATTTCAGCAAATTGTTTTAAGAGTTTGTAGCTAATACACAGGAACATAAGTGTATTGAATCTTTATGTAagttcaagaaatatttttaatcactctAGGTGCTAGCAATAGTACAGAAATGCTCACAATGTCAGCAAAACCTAATAAATTATGACCTAGTTTCTCATTTGCAAACCATCATGGTAGGCTTTTTcttgctgaggcagctgctaAGAGATCTGGATTTGGGGGGATgttttttccttgctggaaTTGATTCAGGTGAGAATAACCCATAGCACCTTTTGATGACTATTACAGGAGTGTTTTCTGTACCCTTGTGTGCTTTCATTGGTGTTGCAAAATTGAGGGCTGTGTTACTAATGCTTgcacagaaaatgcaaagtCTTTGTTCTCTCTTAGACTCAACGAAAGCGCCGTGGAGGAACAGTTAATTCTAGGCAAGCTCGAAAAAGAAACAGGCTCATGGCTTCTACTGCTGAAATGGCTTCAGAAGCAGAGCCAATAGAACTTGAGGAAAGTGGTAAGCTTTCTTTTGAAGTGATAAGAATAGAAAGTGCTTCTGGAGGGTTTGTGTCCAACTGAACATGTGCTTTTGCCAGTTTCTAGGCCGTTTACTGGAGCAGGGAAACATGATTTTAGGAAGTGCCTAGCATGGCATCCCTAAACAACAAGCCTACTGAAAACTGGTTTGGTTTGTTACTGAGCTACAGTGCATTTGCCACTAATGATAGATGAGTTGCACAGGAAAGgtcctcaggagctgctcaaaCATCTGCATGGCTGTTCAGATGAGTTGGGAGTTACAGCAGCTGCCACTACGCAGAGTGCACTTCCTAAACTAAACTTGGGAACTCCCAAGTTTGATGAAGATTAGGAAAACTTTTTATCATTAATTGTGCCCAATCCCTCAAGGGAACATGCAGAGCACAGTACTGTTATATCCTATATGATTCATGTTATATTTCTGTGTGATAAACATTCTCCTGTTAGATGAATTGTCTGTTGCTGTCATCATCTGACAGAACTGTGTGAGCAGCTTAGTTGCTCTTTtgcatttcagctgaaaatggGGCTGGTAAAGCTCTCTGTGGATTGCTGAGGGTAAAGCTTGAGAATGAAATGTTGGACTCGTTCCTGAAGAGAAGATGGACAGGAGATGGTTCAATCTCAAGCTGTTACACAGTGGCAGGCAATTCTCCTCCTCTGCCGTCTCTGACCTTGATTCtaactttgtttttcagctggtGAAGAAGTAGTAGATCTCACGTGTGAATCCTCTGATCCTGTAGTTGTTGATCTAACTCACAATGATTCTGTTGTGGTAAGTAGTGAAAAATACACTTGCCTAAATCGTGTAGTCAAATCAGTTTTCACATTTGTTGCCTGATAAAATCTGACTTTAAGGGTAAGTTTTAAGTTCAGAATTGGCTTGTCAGGGCATGAAGGTCCTGTGTTGCAGATAACAAAGAAGCTGCTCTGGAGGGCACTTGCAGTTAGTGATACTGATAAAAAAAACTTTCTGCTCCAGAACCTGGAGTTTATATAGGTCAGTCATAAGTACTGTAACAGAAAGAGGTGCAGTTGATAGTTGAAGTTTTTCTAGATATATCAAAGATAAAATCttagaattgtttaggttgaaAAGGACCTCTAAGATAACTGAATCCAGCCATTCACCCAGCACCGCCATGTCCATAAGCACCACATCTGCATGTCTTGAAAAttccttcagggatggtgacttcaagccagtgctgctgggctgccctgggcagccccttccagtggTTGACAACTCttggtgaagaattttttctaaTACCCCTATAGGCcaataatttaaagaaaaagccGAGTGCAAGAAGAGTAAGTAAAGTAAGTTCAGGTTCATACTCCAAGAAGTCTTTAAAAAgccttatttttttctactcttttgCAAGCTAGAATAGTCTTCGATCCAGCTGACAGTCTTGTTTATCCCCTCAGTTTTGGGATGCCACTGCTCCTGTGCcaagcagaaataaagcaaCAGGAATAGCATAAGGGAGTATTTCTTCCTGGGTTTATTCCTGAGCCTTTGCAAAGGAAAGGCCTCAAACTTAACAACAGAATCTGTGCTTACCCTGCTCCAGTCCCACCAAGAGCAGGTTGGGATTGGgtttttcttcagcagctgCCATAATATGAGGTGTTTATGGACATCACTGCTGAACTGGCCTGTCtgaggagaaagagggaaagaatcACCTGAACCCTAAATCAGGGAACTGaactgggggagcagggaggagtgGGTTCAGGTGGTTCAGAATTTGCCTCTGTTTCTACCTcactggggcagtgggagcagaaCCATCAGCATCCACATAGTGGTTTACAGAGAAGCATTTAATATACTACTTCTAATATTCCTAATCAAAATAGCACTAATAGCCTACCATTCTTAGCTTGTTTTGTTGGACTCCTGTGCCTAGCTGGTGTTTGTATGTAACACTAGGGGTGCACAACAAAGTCttaactgtattttcttttctctccctttctatATGTATTGACGCAAGATTGTTGAAGGTGAgttgacattttaaaattgatAATGGAATTCTCCTAAAcgtaataattattattttttgtttgccttttctgaTGAATTTGAGCAGCATTTATTGAAACTGCAGAAGGCCAGGGACATTGCTGAAGCGTCTGGGCAGTGTCTCAGACAATGAATCCAGTATCTGTTAGTCAGTATCAGAGCTTGTAGAAAGtacctgaaataaaatatatcaaaagCTGCTCTAGATACTTATTTTCTAAAGACAGAATTTCTTTAAGCCCCAAGTTGACCATAATTTTAATTAGCACTAGAATATTGGttgtgaatgaaaaaaaaagtcagaagtTTTGTTTAAGCTGTATTGCAGTGAAGGAACTAAAAGTGATTTGT containing:
- the RNF4 gene encoding E3 ubiquitin-protein ligase RNF4 isoform X1, which gives rise to MFLAYLSPHLHFITGCGKTQLVGLEEHCPLTFRNLEFLSVSYLKESKEVIAVASLPLLFWCLYLFFSGFKSRNTMSTTQRKRRGGTVNSRQARKRNRLMASTAEMASEAEPIELEESAGEEVVDLTCESSDPVVVDLTHNDSVVIVEENQRQRRNLRLRSQRQSDSCVLSSDDEDEARDNDVYVADKASRELGPLEEETANSKPSGTVSCPICMDVYSEIVQSGRLIVSTKCGHVFCSQCLRDSLRNANSCPTCRKKLTHRQYHPIYI